The following coding sequences lie in one Fusarium poae strain DAOMC 252244 chromosome 1, whole genome shotgun sequence genomic window:
- a CDS encoding hypothetical protein (TransMembrane:6 (i21-39o51-68i89-108o128-149i207-228o240-262i)) has translation MVGLHARYDLEADRSSELNTTTTIVLILSAVFVALRFWARYVRIGYGLDDWLTVVALVLVFVTGALNYGMIAHGLGKHAKHVSFEDQAIFFKILLAFECIYVTAVMMVKLALMQMYLRIFTSRGFKLASAIIAAIVVAWWIAICAVCIFQCRPIRRGWMPWLTEGSCIDLKASFIGNAIPNIATDIAILCLPVTQIVKLQVNIAQKLSLLVIFLLGGFVLFASIYRFTTIMQFTIEDTTWTLATACTWCVVEVACGTIALCLPTLRPLMLKISSQFESASRSKKAAATRSNRPTELVTIGGTGKTDTRQFQRIEDDRQSNESDLELGTGHGSLPPYNMSERGSGDELPLHKDRKGSSRI, from the exons ATGGTTGGGCTTCATGCGCGTTACGACTTAGAGGCCGACCGCAGCAGCGAGCTCAATACCACGACAACAATTGTACTGATTCTATCGGCTGTCTTTGTCGCCTTGCGCTTCTGGGCCCGATATGTTCGAATTGGCTATGGACTTGATGACTGGTTGACCGTGGTAGCGTTG gtcttggtctttgtcACTGGTGCGCTCAACTATGGCA TGATTGCCCATGGCCTCGGAAAACACGCCAAACATGTATCATTCGAAGACCaagccatcttcttcaagatCCTCCTCGCCTTCGAATGCATCTACGTCACTGCAGTAATGATGGTCAAACTTGCTTTAATGCAGATGTACCTGCGCATCTTTACATCACGCGGCTTCAAATTGGCCTCAGCCATCATCGCTGCTATAGTTGTTGCCTGGTGGATAGCCATCTGCGCTGTGTGCATCTTCCAATGCCGCCCGATCAGAAGGGGCTGGATGCCGTGGCTTACGGAAGGTTCATGCATTGATCTTAAAGCTTCCTTTATCGGGAATGCAATTCCTAACATTGCAACTGATATTGCCATTTTATGTTTGCCAGTGACGCAGATTGTCAAGTTGCAAGTCAACATAGCTCAGAAGCTATCCCTATTGGTCATCTTTCTGCTCGGTGGTTT TGTTTTATTCGCTAGTATATACCGATTCACAACCATTATGCAGTTCACAATAGAAGACACTACAT GGACCCTTGCCACAGCATGCACCTGGTGTGTCGTCGAAGTGGCCTGTGGAACCATTGCACTCTGTCTCCCGACTCTGAGACCACTCATGCTGAAGATATCTTCACAATTTGAAAGTGCGTCACGTTCCAAGAAGGCGGCCGCAACTCGCAGCAACAGGCCGACTGAACTCGTTACTATCGGTGGAACTGGAAAGACAGACACAAGACAGTTTCAGCGTATAGAGGATGATCGACAGTCCAACGAAAGCGACCTTGAGCTTGGTACTGGCCATGGGAGCCTCCCGCCTTACAACATGAGCGAAAGAGGTTCAGGAGACGAGCTACCACTACACAAAGACAGGAAGGGGAGCTCGAGGATATGA
- the DBP5 gene encoding RNA helicase required for poly(A+) mRNA export (BUSCO:18615at5125), with amino-acid sequence MADLASRITKPDEVAADTPAADTPAENAPAASGELGQADGNIEDLGGSGLQEPEWDVEVSLSELQNNEATPFHSATTWQDLGLRDDLLKGLLSLNFLKPSKVQGKSLPLMLSDPPRNMLAQSQSGTGKTAAFVTAILSRVDFSKPDQPQALALAPSRELARQIEGVINAIGRFVENKKVAAAIPGVLPRGEPVRASVIVGTPGTVMDIIRRRQLDISQLRVLVLDEADNMLDQQGLGDQCLKVKNMLPKDIQVLLFSATFPENVMKYAGKFAPNAHSLKLQRSELTVKGISQMFIDCPDDNMKYDILCKLYGLMTIGQSVIFVKTRESANEIERRMVADGHKVSALHAAFDGAERDNLLTKFRQGENKVLITTNVLARGIDVSSVSMVINYDIPMKGRGDTEPDAETYLHRIGRTGRFGRVGVSISFVYDKKSFDALSKIAEMYGIDLVKLDTEDWDEAEERVKEVIKKNRAQASYAPSATEPKPAASA; translated from the exons ATGGCTGATCTTGCGAGCCGCATTACGAAACCCGACGAGGTCGCCGCCGACACTCCCGCCGCCGACACCCCCGCCGAAAACGCCCCCGCTGCTTCTGGTGAACTTGGCCAGGCCGACGGCAACATCGAAGACTTGGGTGGCTCCGGCCTTCAGGAACCTGAATGGGATGTCGAAGTCTCCCTCAGCGAACTCCAGAACAATGAAGCTACACCATTCCATTCTGCCACTACCTGGCAAGACCTGGGCCT TCGTGATGACCTTCTGAAGGGTCTCCTCTCTCTCAACTTCTTGAAGCCCTCCAAGGTCCAGGGCAAGTCCCTCCCCCTGATGCTCAGCGATCCTCCACGAAACATGCTGGCACAGTCGCAGTCTGGTACAGGCAAAACCGCTGCCTTTGTCACCGCGATATTGTCGCGTGTCGACTTCAGCAAGCCCGATCAGCCCCAAGCACTGGCTCTTGCGCCCAGTCGAGAGCTTGCCCGACAGATTGAAGGAGTCATCAACGCCATTGGACGTTTCGTTGAGAACAAGAAAGTTGCTGCTGCAATCCCAGGCGTTCTGCCCCGCGGAGAACCCGTCAGAGCTAGTGTCATTGTCGGTACTCCAGGTACAGTGATGGACATCATCCGACGCCGACAGTTGGACATCTCTCAGCTCCGTGTTCTTGTTCTGGACGAGGCCGACAACATGCTCGACCAGCAGGGTCTAGGTGACCAGTGCCTGAAGGTCAAGAA CATGCTCCCTAAGGATATTCAAGTGCTTCTTTTCTCCGCCACTTTCCCCGAGAACGTCATGAAGTATGCCGGCAAGTTTGCGCCCAACGCACACAGTCTCAAGCTACAGCGCAGTGAGCTTACTGTCAAGGGCATTTCTCAAATGTTCATTGACTGCCCTGACGACAACATGAAGTATGACATTCTTTGCAAGCTTTACGGTTTGATGACGATCGGCCAGTCCGTCATTTTTGTCAAG ACCAGAGAAAGCGCCAACGAGATCGAGAGACGAATGGTTGCAGATGGCCACAAGGTCTCTGCCCTTCACGCCGCTTTTGATGGAGCTGAGCGAGATAACCTCCTGACCAAGTTCCGTCAAGGCGAGAACAAGGTTCTCATTACCACCAACGTCCTGGCCCGTGGTATCGATGTTTCCAGTGTATCCATGGTCATCAACTATGATATTCCCATGAAGGGACGAGGCGACACCGAACCTGATGCCGAGACCTACCTTCACCGTATCGGCCGAACTGGCCGATTTGGCCGTGTCGGTGTCAGCATCAGCTTCGTTTACGATAAGAAAAGTTTCGATGCATTGAGCAAGATTGCCGAAATGTACGGTATTGACTTGGTCAAACTAGACACTGAGGACTGGGATGAGGCCGAGGAGCGCGTGAAGGAGgtcatcaagaagaacagaGCTCAAGCTTCGTACGCCCCCAGTGCGACTGAGCCCAAGCCTGCCGCGAGTGCTTAG